From Danio aesculapii chromosome 18, fDanAes4.1, whole genome shotgun sequence, a single genomic window includes:
- the bnc1 gene encoding zinc finger protein basonuclin-1 has product MSEAICCTVVNCNCDSFKPGKLRRRLCEHCRHGWVAHALSKLKVHHMYQGSQVEIVHSNVVFDICSLMLYGTQAIPVRLKILLDRLFSVLKQEEVIQILNALDWTLQDYIRGYVLQDVAGKVLDRWAIMTFEEEIVTLQQFLRFGETKSIVELMALQDKEGQAVVVSTTKTNSDIRSFIESSTQRSVRLPAKADAPGCSNGHHFETLVNSMALMLPLQLMNSVPAPLLSCSTDSDHQEVQNRHEASEISLDSVSPFESGPVRTDVLLNNESPKMESEEYNVSGNSSPSTNCTPSVHSEITHLSPESKIRCAEKSGSLKKGRVFCSACEKTFYDKGTLKIHYNAVHLKIKHKCTIEGCNMVFSSLRSRNRHSANPNPRLHMPMNRNNRDKDLRGGLSPGPEDGQEDEKREFIPIPESRTVSSFIIRNSEPKLHGSLSGLSQSGILFPNLKTVQPVLPFYRSLVTPAELAHTPGNLPSLPLLSSSVPAGSRHMQTDTVPKKKSRKSSMPIKIEKDELAEEGVSEEETPPLSPCTENCGVSRAGREDGENLLQAAVDTQDTQWHKLTHEDSCIVSPSSPSIFHIKQNSGKEESLKCEEPACSSRPEPCSHWPAHFTHCSENCADGGSDPESVGLDDKEELSHPCEICCKTFKNPYSVKMHYRNVHLKEMHMCTVDGCNAAFPSRRSRDRHSANLNLHHRLLTKDHSGTSLRREPPDLLHQTPLGQTSGILKGSQRTGLVFPMSKSLEPAEGGVENEAVLDLSTRGSSQSSWDSGSDEGLPLEDSEESCDGPAASPSLQQSHSSSITCHICQKVYSNKGTFRAHYKTVHLRLLHKCKIPGCDTTFSSVRSRNRHSQNPNLHRNLAGNISLKQE; this is encoded by the exons ATGTCTGAG GCTATTTGCTGCACGGTGGTGAACTGCAACTGTGACAGTTTTAAACCTGGTAAACTAAGGCGGCGACTCTGTGAACACTGTAGGCACGGCTGGGTCGCTCATG CTCTGAGCAAGCTGAAGGTTCATCACATGTACCAGGGAAGCCAGGTGGAGATCGTTCACTCCAATGTGGTATTTGATATCTGTAGTCTGATGCTTTACGGGACGCAGGCGATTCCAGTGCGTCTGAAGATCTTGCTGGACCGACTCTTCAGCGTCCTTAAGCAAGAGGAGGTTATTCAGATCCTCAATGCACTGGACTGGACTCTGCAGGACTACATCCGCGGATACGTCCTGCAG gacGTGGCCGGTAAGGTGTTGGACCGCTGGGCAATAATGACCTTTGAAGAGGAGATTGTCACGCTTCAGCAGTTCCTCCGATTCGGGGAGACCAAGTCCATCGTGGAGCTCATGGCCCTGCAGGATAAGGAGGGACAGGCTGTTGTCGTCTCCACCACCAAGACCAATTCTGACATCCGCAGCTTTATCGAGAGCAGCACGCAGCGCTCTGTACGGCTGCCTGCTAAAGCGGACGCTCCCGGCTGCAGTAACGGGCACCATTTCGAGACGCTGGTCAACAGTATGGCGCTCATGTTGCCGCTGCAGCTCATGAACTCGGTGCCCGCGCCTCTGCTGAGCTGCAGTACCGACTCTGACCACCAGGAGGTGCAAAACAGGCACGAAGCTTCAGAAATAAGCCTGGACAGTGTTTCGCCATTCGAGTCTGGCCCCGTGAGAACAGACGTGCTGCTGAACAACGAATCTCCAAAGATGGAGTCGGAAGAGTATAATGTGAGCGGAAACTCCTCTCCGTCCACGAACTGCACACCCTCCGTCCACTCCGAAATCACACACCTGTCTCCGGAGAGCAAGATCCGCTGTGCAGAGAAGAGCGGATCGCTGAAGAAGGGCCGTGTGTTCTGCAGCGCCTGCGAGAAAACCTTCTATGATAAAGGCACGCTGAAGATCCACTATAACGCGGTTCACCTGAAAATCAAACACAAGTGCACCATCGAGGGCTGCAATATGGTGTTCAGCTCCTTACGCAGCCGGAACCGGCACAGCGCCAACCCCAACCCGCGGCTGCACATGCCAATGAACCGCAACAATCGTGACAAAGACCTGCGGGGCGGCCTGAGCCCGGGCCCAGAGGACGGGCAGGAGGACGAGAAGAGAGAGTTCATTCCCATCCCGGAGAGCCGCACCGTCTCCAGTTTCATCATTCGCAATTCCGAGCCCAAACTGCACGGCTCGCTGTCCGGCCTGAGCCAGAGTGGCATCCTCTTTCCCAACCTGAAGACAGTGCAGCCAGTGCTGCCCTTTTACCGCAGCCTGGTGACCCCGGCCGAACTGGCACACACACCGGGCAACCTGCCCTCCCTGCCGTTGCTGTCCTCCTCGGTGCCCGCAGGCTCCAGACACATGCAGACGGACACGGTGCCCAAGAAGAAATCTCGCAAGTCCAGCATGCCAATCAAAATCGAGAAAGATGAGCTGGCAGAGGAGGGCGTGTCCGAAGAAGAGACTCCGCCCCTCAGCCCATGCACAGAAAACTGTGGCGTCAGCAGGGCAGGCCGTGAGGATGGCGAGAATCTTCTCCAGGCCGCTGTGGACACCCAGGATACTCAGTGGCACAAGCTGACCCATGAGGACAGTTGCATCGTCTCACCATCCTCTCCTTCTATCTTTCACATTAAACAGAACAGCGGAAAGGAGGAGTCCTTAAAATGTGAAGAGCCAGCATGCAGTTCCCGCCCGGAGCCCTGCAGCCACTGGCCAGCCCATTTCACACACTGCAGTGAAAACTGTGCAGACGGCGGCAGTGACCCCGAGAGCGTGGGTCTGGATGATAAAGAAGAGCTGTCGCACCCGTGTGAGATCTGCTGTAAGACATTTAAAAACCCTTACAGTGTGAAAATGCATTATCGCAATGTGCATTTAAAGGAGATGCACATGTGCACTGTGGACGGCTGCAATGCTGCGTTTCCATCCCGCCGCAGCAGAGACCG ACACAGTGCAAACCTGAATCTGCACCACAGGCTGTTGACCAAAGATCATTCAGGAACATCTCTCCGCAGAGAGCCTCCAGATCTGCTTCACCAAACGCCCCTGGGTCAGACGTCCGGCATCCTGAAGGGCAGCCAGCGCACGGGTCTGGTGTTCCCCATGAGTAAATCCCTGGAGCCAGCAGAGGGTGGTGTGGAAAACGAGGCAGTGTTGGACCTGAGCACCCGTGGGAGCAGCCAGTCGTCCTGGGACTCGGGCAGCGATGAAGGGCTCCCCCTGGAGGATAGTGAGGAGAGCTGTGACGGGCCGGCCGCATCTCCCAGCCTCCAGCAGTCCCACAGCTCCTCCATCACCTGCCACATCTGTCAGAAAGTTTACAGCAACAAAGGCACATTCAGGGCTCACTACAAAACGGTGCACCTCCGCCTGCTCCACAAGTGCAAAATCCCAGGCTGTGACACCACGTTCTCTTCTGTTCGGAGCCGCAACCGCCACAGTCAGAACCCAAATCTACACCGTAACCTTGCAGGGAATATTTCCCTCAAGCAGGAGTAG